A region of the Dichotomicrobium thermohalophilum genome:
CGGCATTCGGAAGGGCTGAGCGTGCCGGCGACGGGGGCGTCGCCACTCGTCTGCGCGATGGCCGGTTGCCGGGGCAGCACCGCCGTCAGCGCAATCGCGGAGGCCGTGACCAGGGCGGTGGCGGACCTGAAAAGACGGCGCATGACGGGCTCCGGCCTCATGACATGATGAGCGCGCAGACAGGCGCGGCGCGACAGTGTTGAGCCTAAGCGAAAGCGCGGGGGCTCACAATGTTAACCGGTCGGGCGGGCCGCGCCGTGCTCTAGAGGCGGAATGTCACGCCGAGGAACAGAAGCGCCCACGCCACGAGCAGAATCTCGAATGGGCTGCGGGCGACGATCGTGGTCAGCACGGGGATCTCGACGCCGAAATACCGCGACAGGATCACCAGCGCCACGAGAATGACCGACAGAAGGAAAATCAGGCGCGAGGGTGCGCTCAGTCTCATCATACCCGAACCCCTTGTTTGGCATTAATGCCGGCTGATAGCAGCCGGCGCTTCAGCTTTCACCTGCAAGCAGCGGACATTCACAGGGACGCGGCAGATTTCGCGCGTTGGCGTGGCCAATGCGGCACAGTGCAGGCATCAGCGGCTTGCGTGGGGCTCCAGCAGGCGGGCGACAGGCGCGAACGAGCGGCGGTGATGGATGGTCACGCCATGCTCCACGAGGGCGGCGGCGTGTTCCTGCGTGCCGTAGCCTTTGTTGCGTGCCCAGCCGTATTGGGGGAAATCGGCGTCCAGATCGCGCATAAGGCGGTCGCGCGTGACCTTGGCGACAATGGAGGCCGCAGCGATTGAGGCGGAGCGTGCATCTCCGCCAACCACGGCTCTCGCGGGGCAGGGCAGGTCGGGCGCACGGTTGCCGTCGACGAGGGCGGATTGCGCCGGCTCCCGGAGCCTTGCAAAAGCGGTCTGCATCGCCAGCAGGCTGGCGTGCAGTATGTTGAGCCTGTCGATTTCTGGCACATCGACGATCCCGACGCCGACGATGGCCCTTTCGCAAATCTCCTCGAACAGCGCCTCGCGCGCCTCCTCCGCGACGAGCTTGGAGTCGTCGAGCCTGTCCAGGGGCATAGCCTTGTCGAGGATCACTGCGGCCGCAACCACGGGCCCGGCCCAGGGACCGCGCCCCGCTTCATCCAGTCCGGCGACGAGCCCGCCGCAGTCCCTTTCTGCCGCTTCTTCCAGTGTGAAATCCGGCATCGCCCACCCGCCTGATCCAAGCGACCATAGCAACGCCGATTCTGGTGGCGGGATCAAGACGGCGCGAACAGGTCGAGCTGGCCCGACCGCGCGGGCGG
Encoded here:
- a CDS encoding ribonuclease HII, which codes for MPDFTLEEAAERDCGGLVAGLDEAGRGPWAGPVVAAAVILDKAMPLDRLDDSKLVAEEAREALFEEICERAIVGVGIVDVPEIDRLNILHASLLAMQTAFARLREPAQSALVDGNRAPDLPCPARAVVGGDARSASIAAASIVAKVTRDRLMRDLDADFPQYGWARNKGYGTQEHAAALVEHGVTIHHRRSFAPVARLLEPHASR